A region from the Wansuia hejianensis genome encodes:
- a CDS encoding SDR family NAD(P)-dependent oxidoreductase, with the protein MKIMKEEFVKEFIPENVAPAIRGCISACKFPIVVFAGESEATIEEIEDQTSLKGLYIDRAESILEIYETLSRARGLIDHVDLLKIEKMGIFVWAESKEEADKKAHCITGHIQYIHPSTVCPVVDKRLEGRIVAVTGGAQGFGMEIARILADNGAQIVIADINIAKAEAVALEINNSTGCRNALAVACDVSKEESVRKMVNLMIREYGGIDVMCSNAGISEAGSLEQLSLEVFRRVTDINYTGFFIVTKYASRPMKIQHSFNEEYYADIIQTNSKAGLKGWLNNSAYCGSKFGGIGLVQSISRELVKYRIKVNAVCPGNYYDGPMWGDPENGLFVKYFKADKVEGARNPDDVRKWYFSQEIFERGCQPLDVARAMMYCIEQQYETGQAVPVAGGLEMIH; encoded by the coding sequence ATGAAAATAATGAAAGAAGAGTTTGTAAAAGAATTTATTCCTGAGAATGTTGCCCCTGCCATCAGAGGATGTATATCTGCGTGCAAATTTCCCATCGTAGTATTTGCAGGTGAAAGCGAAGCCACAATTGAAGAAATTGAGGATCAGACTTCATTGAAAGGTTTATACATCGACCGGGCCGAGAGTATTTTAGAGATATATGAAACGCTCAGCAGAGCCAGGGGGCTAATTGATCATGTGGATTTGTTGAAAATAGAAAAAATGGGTATTTTTGTCTGGGCCGAATCAAAAGAGGAGGCAGATAAAAAAGCCCATTGCATTACTGGCCATATACAGTATATCCATCCCAGCACAGTATGCCCTGTAGTGGATAAAAGGCTGGAGGGCCGTATTGTGGCTGTCACAGGAGGGGCACAGGGATTTGGAATGGAGATAGCGCGAATCTTAGCTGACAATGGGGCGCAAATAGTCATAGCAGATATAAATATTGCGAAAGCGGAAGCGGTTGCACTGGAAATAAATAATAGTACAGGCTGCAGAAATGCTTTGGCAGTGGCATGTGATGTATCAAAAGAAGAATCTGTAAGAAAAATGGTTAATTTGATGATACGGGAATACGGCGGCATAGACGTTATGTGCAGCAATGCCGGTATCAGCGAAGCAGGCAGCTTGGAGCAGCTTTCGTTGGAAGTATTCAGAAGAGTGACGGACATCAACTATACGGGCTTTTTTATTGTGACCAAATATGCGTCGCGTCCTATGAAGATTCAGCACAGCTTTAATGAAGAATATTATGCTGACATAATCCAGACTAATTCCAAAGCTGGATTAAAGGGTTGGCTGAACAATTCCGCTTATTGCGGAAGTAAATTCGGCGGTATCGGACTGGTTCAGAGCATTTCGCGTGAACTGGTGAAATACCGGATAAAAGTAAATGCAGTATGCCCTGGGAATTATTATGACGGACCGATGTGGGGTGATCCGGAAAATGGCTTGTTTGTGAAATATTTTAAGGCAGACAAGGTAGAAGGTGCCAGGAACCCGGATGATGTACGGAAATGGTACTTTTCACAGGAAATATTTGAGAGGGGATGTCAGCCGTTAGATGTGGCCAGGGCAATGATGTACTGTATAGAACAGCAGTATGAAACGGGTCAGGCAGTACCTGTAGCCGGCGGGCTTGAAATGATTCATTAG
- a CDS encoding GntR family transcriptional regulator, whose translation MSKVKNVAIKSTIYKYIRSLILTGQLKQGDRIPEAAIAAALNVSKTPVREAIRQLSWEGLIVTETNKSPSVRILDEATISDLATVRWQHEKLNIPLVTYNGSNKDFDSLEELARQCLYYNSQNDLNLRNKYDAKFHLKLYEIGKNTILYNLQQRLELLVQLWQASRITDSQTLLSGLQQHLTLVDILRKRDSENALRLLYDHFTCSYGVTIHISNDNFLPKDSEHSRPSNLF comes from the coding sequence ATGTCAAAAGTAAAAAATGTAGCAATCAAATCAACTATCTACAAGTATATTCGCAGTCTGATTCTGACCGGCCAGCTTAAGCAGGGAGACCGGATTCCGGAAGCTGCCATAGCCGCCGCTTTAAACGTGAGTAAAACACCGGTCAGAGAGGCGATCCGCCAGCTTTCATGGGAAGGGCTTATCGTAACTGAGACGAATAAATCTCCCAGTGTCCGCATACTCGATGAAGCGACGATCAGCGACCTCGCTACCGTCAGATGGCAGCACGAAAAACTAAATATACCGCTGGTCACATACAATGGGAGTAATAAAGATTTTGATAGTTTGGAAGAACTCGCCCGGCAATGTTTATACTATAATTCTCAAAACGACTTAAATCTGCGCAATAAATATGACGCAAAGTTTCATCTCAAATTGTATGAAATAGGGAAAAATACGATACTTTATAACTTACAGCAGCGTCTTGAATTATTAGTCCAGCTATGGCAGGCTTCCCGGATCACCGACAGCCAAACGCTGCTCTCCGGGCTGCAGCAGCACCTTACGCTTGTGGATATTTTAAGAAAACGAGACTCTGAAAATGCTTTAAGATTATTGTACGATCATTTTACATGCTCGTACGGCGTGACAATTCATATATCAAATGATAACTTTTTACCCAAAGACAGCGAGCACTCCCGGCCGTCTAATTTATTTTAG
- a CDS encoding DUF362 domain-containing protein, with translation MRKSLLFAGSFSCRKSGRISGDALDEFADFAYDKEGRKEVRMKSRVILIPCPSYEEGQVYEGMKEGLRLLGGLRSVIDTKERVLLKLNLVRSAPADRAVITHPAVAAALARLLREEGYEDVHAGDSCGFGSPLKIMQESGMAAAFEKYGVSLAEFKESVRVSYPKGVHAKEFMMARDVCEADAIISVSKMKTHALEHITGAVKNQYGCIQGLNKAKGHTAYPSPESFARMLADLNLKVKPRLYVMDGIVAMEGNGPTSGDPVPMNVLLFSTDPVALDSVFCRLVHLAPDLVPTNVCGEQMGLGVWREEKIELVTPEGTVSLQEAAERYGNPDFRVNRKKEKIKGWMGAVSFFRIFQRKPRILPEQCKKCGVCVESCPVEGKAISFANGRNQPPVYDYRKCIRCFCCQEMCPHKAIKVK, from the coding sequence ATGAGAAAGAGTCTGCTGTTTGCAGGCTCTTTTTCATGCCGGAAAAGCGGAAGAATATCCGGAGACGCGCTTGACGAATTTGCCGATTTTGCTTATGATAAGGAAGGTAGAAAGGAAGTGCGCATGAAAAGCAGAGTGATTTTGATACCCTGTCCGTCCTATGAAGAGGGGCAGGTGTACGAAGGGATGAAAGAGGGGCTGAGGCTTCTGGGAGGCCTTCGGTCTGTGATAGATACCAAGGAAAGAGTGCTGCTGAAGCTGAATCTGGTGCGCAGCGCGCCGGCAGACCGGGCAGTGATCACGCATCCGGCGGTAGCCGCGGCGCTGGCCCGCCTGCTGAGGGAGGAAGGCTATGAGGACGTACATGCCGGGGATTCCTGTGGCTTCGGTTCTCCGCTGAAGATCATGCAGGAGTCGGGAATGGCGGCAGCCTTTGAAAAATATGGAGTTTCCTTGGCGGAATTTAAGGAATCTGTGCGTGTCAGTTATCCAAAGGGAGTTCACGCGAAGGAATTTATGATGGCCAGGGATGTATGTGAAGCGGACGCTATCATCAGTGTCAGCAAGATGAAAACCCATGCGCTGGAGCATATTACAGGCGCGGTGAAAAACCAGTATGGCTGCATCCAGGGCCTGAACAAGGCTAAGGGACATACCGCATATCCCAGCCCCGAAAGTTTTGCCAGGATGCTGGCGGATCTGAACCTGAAGGTGAAGCCCAGGCTGTATGTGATGGACGGAATCGTGGCGATGGAAGGCAACGGCCCCACGTCGGGCGACCCGGTACCGATGAATGTTCTGCTGTTCTCGACAGATCCGGTAGCGCTGGACAGCGTGTTTTGCCGTCTGGTCCATCTGGCCCCTGATCTGGTGCCAACGAATGTATGCGGTGAGCAGATGGGACTGGGCGTTTGGCGGGAGGAAAAGATAGAGCTTGTCACGCCGGAGGGGACAGTCAGCCTGCAGGAAGCTGCAGAACGATATGGAAACCCGGATTTCCGGGTGAACAGAAAGAAAGAGAAGATCAAAGGCTGGATGGGAGCGGTGAGCTTTTTCAGGATCTTTCAGAGAAAACCCCGGATACTGCCCGAACAGTGCAAAAAATGCGGTGTCTGTGTGGAAAGCTGTCCGGTGGAAGGGAAGGCAATTTCTTTTGCAAACGGCAGAAATCAGCCGCCGGTCTATGACTACAGAAAATGTATCCGCTGTTTCTGCTGTCAGGAAATGTGCCCGCATAAGGCGATTAAAGTGAAGTGA
- a CDS encoding uroporphyrinogen decarboxylase family protein gives MTNRERERMTLDFQKPDRGSIEETFYPWVLTTQRYKQEGIPAEIADGAKDITNDIVGKHENDNPEKYLPVSWGEGVMEYEQYLGFDPVRRAHFVLPFRRFEEKIIEETDEHIIKQDVFGRQNIRKLPNGIEIPYKPIISTEDDWKRMKEHGDIELEKHFTDAAIEAAYLPLKERHDRGDFPIRLNIEGFFWVPRELLGDEEHLYSFYEDPELLHDICDYMLGVYTTKLMKVIELIQPDIVYIMEDLSGKNGPMISGAMFDEFVGSYYRKLIPMLKARGVGNVFVDTDGDFMMMIPNFMDAGVDGFLPMDVNAGMDIVKVRENFPTLKFIGGYNKLRIADGKEAIDEEFNRILPVVRQGGYIVGADHQVPPSASLENYRYYIERLKDVMAQCGADL, from the coding sequence ATGACAAACAGAGAAAGAGAACGGATGACCCTGGATTTTCAGAAGCCGGACAGAGGATCGATTGAGGAGACGTTTTATCCCTGGGTTTTAACCACGCAGAGATATAAACAGGAAGGCATTCCGGCAGAGATTGCCGACGGTGCGAAGGATATCACCAATGATATCGTAGGAAAGCATGAGAATGATAATCCGGAAAAGTATCTGCCGGTGAGCTGGGGCGAAGGCGTCATGGAATATGAACAGTATCTGGGTTTTGACCCGGTCAGGAGAGCGCATTTTGTGCTTCCGTTCCGCCGTTTTGAAGAAAAAATCATCGAAGAGACAGACGAGCATATTATCAAGCAGGACGTTTTCGGCAGGCAGAATATCAGGAAGCTTCCTAACGGGATCGAAATTCCCTATAAGCCGATCATCTCGACAGAAGATGACTGGAAGCGGATGAAGGAGCACGGTGATATTGAGCTTGAAAAACACTTTACAGATGCGGCCATCGAAGCGGCCTATCTGCCGCTGAAGGAACGGCATGACCGCGGGGATTTCCCGATCCGCCTGAATATTGAAGGATTCTTCTGGGTGCCCAGAGAGCTTCTGGGAGATGAAGAGCATCTGTATTCCTTCTATGAAGATCCGGAGTTGCTTCACGATATCTGCGATTACATGCTGGGTGTGTACACGACAAAGCTGATGAAGGTGATCGAACTCATTCAGCCGGATATCGTATATATCATGGAAGACCTGAGCGGAAAGAACGGCCCGATGATTTCAGGGGCTATGTTCGACGAGTTTGTGGGCTCCTACTACAGGAAGCTGATCCCGATGCTCAAGGCGAGAGGCGTCGGTAATGTGTTTGTGGATACCGACGGAGATTTCATGATGATGATACCCAACTTCATGGACGCGGGCGTAGACGGATTCCTGCCGATGGATGTGAATGCCGGCATGGATATCGTAAAAGTGAGAGAAAACTTCCCCACTTTGAAATTTATCGGAGGCTATAATAAGCTTCGCATCGCCGATGGAAAAGAAGCTATTGACGAAGAATTTAACCGGATCCTTCCGGTCGTGCGTCAGGGCGGTTATATCGTCGGAGCGGACCACCAGGTCCCGCCGTCGGCGTCCCTGGAAAATTACAGATATTATATTGAGCGTCTGAAAGATGTCATGGCTCAGTGCGGCGCTGATCTGTAA
- a CDS encoding AraC family transcriptional regulator encodes MKRLEKLYAGDYLRDKYDITIQKAVVEDHRPKHFHDFIEIAYIASGSGSHTVNDQEFRIAKGDLFILGKNTVHEFQADRETELLVYNCIFQPDFIEGSLGRDDEFVQLIYRYLIQSAGNFDSRNGYLKLTGTPSQEIEQIFEEMFEEYEKREIGYIHLIRSDLVKLMIRVFRQQGKLSPDSQGPSALNRLMVQNTIEYMEEHYAGEIQVGDLASKYYLSPSYFSRIFKDVTGTTLVAMLQSIRIQKACELLKSTSRSVTEIAYDVGYQDMKYFYGLFRKQKGTSPKQYKKTHMTITENEEDQKVQDTPIK; translated from the coding sequence ATGAAACGATTAGAAAAGCTCTATGCGGGAGATTACCTGCGGGATAAGTATGATATTACCATACAGAAGGCCGTAGTTGAGGATCACCGCCCGAAGCATTTTCATGATTTCATAGAGATCGCCTACATTGCTTCGGGAAGCGGTTCTCATACTGTAAATGACCAGGAATTCCGGATCGCCAAGGGAGATCTGTTCATATTGGGAAAGAACACGGTCCATGAGTTCCAGGCAGACAGAGAGACGGAGCTTCTGGTGTATAACTGTATTTTTCAGCCGGATTTTATCGAGGGTTCTTTGGGGAGGGATGATGAATTTGTCCAGCTCATCTACCGGTATCTGATTCAGAGCGCCGGGAACTTTGACAGCCGGAACGGTTATCTGAAGCTAACAGGGACGCCGTCCCAGGAAATCGAACAGATATTTGAGGAAATGTTTGAGGAATATGAGAAACGGGAAATCGGCTACATCCATCTGATCCGTTCCGATCTGGTCAAGCTGATGATCCGCGTGTTCCGGCAGCAGGGAAAGCTTTCGCCTGACAGCCAGGGGCCTTCGGCTCTGAACCGGCTGATGGTGCAGAATACCATTGAGTATATGGAGGAGCACTATGCCGGGGAGATCCAGGTGGGAGATCTGGCATCCAAATATTATCTGAGCCCCAGCTATTTCAGCCGGATCTTTAAAGATGTGACAGGGACCACGCTGGTGGCAATGCTTCAGTCGATACGCATTCAGAAGGCCTGTGAGCTGCTGAAAAGCACTTCCCGGTCAGTGACGGAGATCGCCTATGACGTTGGGTATCAGGATATGAAATATTTCTATGGCCTGTTCCGTAAACAGAAAGGCACCTCTCCCAAACAGTATAAAAAGACCCACATGACAATTACAGAGAACGAAGAGGATCAAAAAGTACAGGATACCCCTATAAAATAG
- a CDS encoding NAD(P)-dependent malic enzyme → MDVKQKALEEHEKWQGKIEVISRARLETPEDLSIAYTPGVAEPCLKISEDVDLSYKYTRRGNMVAVVTDGTAVLGLGDIGPEAGMPVMEGKCVLFKVFGGVDAFPLCVRSKEVDDIVETVAMLAGSFGGVNLEDISAPRCFEIERKLKERCDIPIFHDDQHGTAVVTTAAMLNALKLTGRKLSDIKVVTSGAGAAGIAIIKLLVSLGLKEVIMCDRSGAIYEGREGLNAEKQEMAKISNLQKKKGSLADMLVGADVFIGVSAPGTVTPEMVKTMAPNPILFPMANPVPEIMPELAKEAGAAVIGTGRSDFPNQINNVLAFPGIFRGTLDVRARDINDEMKVAAAYAIAGLIDEQDLNPDYIIPNPFDKRVAPAVAKAVAEAAKKTGVARI, encoded by the coding sequence ATGGACGTAAAGCAGAAAGCATTGGAAGAACATGAGAAATGGCAGGGGAAAATCGAGGTGATCAGCCGCGCAAGGCTGGAGACACCGGAGGATTTATCCATTGCCTACACTCCGGGAGTTGCAGAGCCCTGTCTGAAGATTTCGGAGGATGTGGATCTCTCTTATAAATATACACGCCGCGGCAATATGGTGGCTGTCGTCACTGACGGAACAGCCGTACTGGGCCTGGGAGATATCGGACCGGAAGCCGGGATGCCGGTCATGGAAGGGAAATGTGTCCTGTTCAAGGTATTCGGCGGAGTGGATGCGTTCCCTCTCTGTGTGAGAAGCAAAGAAGTAGATGACATTGTGGAGACTGTTGCGATGCTGGCAGGCAGCTTCGGCGGCGTCAATCTGGAGGATATTTCAGCCCCCAGATGCTTTGAAATAGAGAGAAAGCTGAAAGAGCGCTGTGACATCCCGATCTTCCATGATGATCAGCATGGAACGGCAGTCGTAACCACGGCAGCCATGCTGAACGCATTGAAGCTGACGGGAAGGAAGCTGTCTGATATTAAAGTGGTGACCTCCGGCGCCGGCGCGGCAGGCATCGCGATCATCAAGCTGCTGGTGAGCCTGGGGCTGAAGGAAGTGATCATGTGCGACCGCAGCGGGGCAATTTATGAAGGAAGAGAAGGGCTGAATGCGGAGAAACAGGAGATGGCGAAAATTTCCAACCTCCAGAAGAAAAAAGGCAGCCTGGCTGATATGCTGGTGGGAGCAGATGTGTTTATCGGTGTGTCCGCGCCTGGAACAGTCACTCCGGAGATGGTAAAGACCATGGCTCCGAACCCGATTCTTTTCCCGATGGCGAATCCGGTGCCGGAAATCATGCCGGAACTGGCGAAGGAAGCAGGGGCGGCCGTGATCGGAACCGGAAGAAGCGACTTCCCGAACCAGATTAACAACGTGCTGGCTTTCCCGGGAATCTTCCGCGGAACGCTGGATGTGAGAGCCAGGGATATCAACGATGAGATGAAGGTTGCGGCAGCCTATGCGATCGCGGGTCTGATCGATGAACAAGACCTGAATCCCGATTATATTATACCGAATCCTTTTGACAAACGGGTGGCGCCGGCCGTTGCGAAGGCAGTGGCAGAGGCTGCGAAAAAGACAGGAGTCGCGAGAATTTAA
- a CDS encoding L-lactate dehydrogenase, which produces MTESHKNKIVVVGAGNVGEAIAYTLMVRKQANDIVLVDLNEDRAKGAALDIAQGTSFFKQVWVRKGGYEECADAQLIVITAGIARKPGQTRLDLAKTNVSIVRSITRSIMEHAKNPLILVVSNPADVTTAAVTEESGLPAGRVIGSGTSLDTARFRYFISEALKVNIEDVNAYILGEHGDSQVPVWSAANIGGVPIDEYAAQVGVNLDKAAISKRTKEGGAEVIQMKGATFYGIAMAVSNIVERIMKDESAILPVAHVLGEEFGSWAGVAISMPCIVSWDGVEKTLELPMTEEEKEAMELSVKTLKEFQENVIV; this is translated from the coding sequence ATGACAGAATCACACAAGAACAAAATTGTTGTCGTAGGTGCTGGGAACGTAGGCGAGGCCATTGCGTACACGCTGATGGTGAGAAAACAGGCGAATGATATTGTGCTGGTGGACCTCAACGAAGACAGGGCAAAGGGAGCTGCGCTGGATATCGCCCAGGGCACCAGCTTTTTTAAGCAGGTCTGGGTGCGCAAAGGCGGATATGAAGAATGTGCGGACGCGCAGCTGATTGTCATCACGGCCGGAATCGCGAGAAAACCGGGTCAGACGCGGCTGGATCTGGCGAAGACAAATGTTTCAATTGTGAGAAGCATTACCAGAAGTATCATGGAACACGCGAAAAACCCCCTGATTTTGGTGGTTTCCAATCCGGCGGACGTTACGACGGCAGCGGTGACCGAGGAATCCGGACTGCCGGCAGGCCGGGTGATCGGGAGCGGGACTTCGCTGGATACGGCGCGCTTCCGCTACTTTATCAGTGAGGCTCTGAAGGTTAACATAGAAGACGTGAATGCATATATACTGGGAGAGCATGGCGACAGCCAGGTGCCTGTCTGGAGCGCTGCTAATATTGGCGGCGTGCCAATCGATGAATATGCTGCCCAGGTAGGTGTTAACCTGGACAAGGCGGCCATATCCAAACGTACCAAGGAAGGCGGGGCAGAGGTTATCCAGATGAAGGGGGCCACCTTCTATGGAATAGCCATGGCGGTGTCTAACATCGTGGAGAGAATCATGAAGGATGAAAGCGCCATTCTTCCTGTGGCACACGTTCTGGGTGAAGAATTCGGCAGCTGGGCGGGAGTCGCGATTTCCATGCCCTGTATTGTCAGCTGGGACGGTGTGGAGAAGACTCTGGAACTTCCGATGACTGAGGAAGAAAAAGAGGCCATGGAGCTGTCTGTGAAGACACTGAAAGAGTTCCAGGAAAATGTAATTGTATAA
- a CDS encoding helix-turn-helix domain-containing protein, whose product MRDTDVIQHIKNLCTERHWSYYRLAQEAGIPYSTISNMIHRTNIPTIPTLQKMCDGFGITLSDFFLDEVSEVHLTQPQQEVLELYGRLSIEDRKLFLAYGKGLGKIQ is encoded by the coding sequence ATGAGAGACACAGACGTAATTCAACACATCAAAAACCTTTGTACTGAAAGGCACTGGAGCTACTATCGCCTTGCCCAGGAAGCAGGTATTCCCTATTCTACAATCAGCAACATGATCCACAGAACGAATATCCCAACCATCCCGACTTTGCAGAAAATGTGCGACGGTTTCGGTATAACGCTTTCTGACTTTTTCCTGGACGAGGTGTCAGAGGTCCACCTGACACAACCCCAGCAGGAGGTGTTGGAGCTGTATGGACGGCTGAGCATAGAAGATAGAAAATTGTTTCTGGCTTACGGAAAAGGGTTAGGAAAAATTCAGTAA
- a CDS encoding lactonase family protein — MSDNKYVAYVGTYTHGSSIGIHLYDINLEEGTLEERKVVPINNSSHICRSLNGKYLYSIADEGVAVFAVEADGDLTLINKVDIDGMRGCYLSVDQTGKYLFVAGYHDGKVTVVHTHQDGRLGSVMDGVFHKGLGSVAERNFRPHVNCVVPTPDNRFLCAVDNGIDQVKVYRITEHNRLSLVDILRCARESGPRLLRFSADGKYAYLLYELSNTVDVFTYQCGSKDKNPAFEKIQTVSTTSDNVDRMHDAASGMCLSEDGNYLFTSTAGDNTVAMFRIDPSTGMLNKEFALPVSGEYPKDIALFPDGKHIAVVNHESNSITTFTIDYEKKVLVMKGKPMKVETPNCILITPMGY, encoded by the coding sequence ATGAGTGATAATAAATATGTCGCATATGTGGGCACTTATACCCACGGAAGCAGTATTGGCATTCATCTTTATGATATTAACTTGGAAGAGGGGACGCTTGAGGAACGCAAGGTCGTTCCGATCAACAACTCTTCCCACATCTGCCGTTCACTAAACGGAAAATACCTGTATTCCATCGCAGATGAAGGAGTTGCGGTATTTGCCGTGGAGGCCGACGGCGATCTGACGCTGATTAACAAGGTAGACATTGACGGGATGAGAGGATGCTATCTGTCTGTGGACCAGACGGGTAAATACCTGTTTGTTGCCGGATACCACGACGGGAAGGTAACCGTTGTCCACACCCATCAGGACGGCCGTCTGGGCAGCGTGATGGACGGGGTGTTCCATAAGGGTCTGGGCAGCGTGGCAGAGCGGAATTTCCGCCCCCATGTCAACTGTGTGGTTCCCACTCCTGACAACAGGTTTCTCTGTGCGGTGGACAATGGGATTGACCAGGTGAAGGTATACAGGATCACAGAGCACAACAGGCTTTCGCTGGTGGACATCCTCCGTTGCGCGAGAGAGTCAGGCCCCCGTCTCCTCCGTTTCAGCGCGGACGGGAAATATGCCTATTTGCTCTATGAGCTGTCCAATACGGTAGACGTCTTTACTTACCAGTGCGGCTCCAAGGACAAGAACCCTGCGTTTGAGAAAATTCAGACCGTCAGCACCACATCAGACAATGTGGACAGGATGCATGACGCGGCTTCAGGGATGTGTCTGTCAGAAGACGGCAATTATCTGTTCACTTCCACGGCCGGGGACAATACGGTTGCCATGTTCCGGATTGATCCGTCCACAGGGATGCTGAACAAGGAATTCGCCCTCCCGGTCAGCGGCGAATACCCCAAGGATATAGCCCTGTTCCCGGACGGCAAGCACATTGCTGTAGTCAACCATGAGAGCAATTCCATCACTACCTTTACCATTGATTATGAGAAAAAAGTGCTGGTGATGAAGGGAAAGCCAATGAAGGTTGAGACACCGAACTGCATATTAATCACCCCCATGGGATATTAA
- a CDS encoding GNAT family N-acetyltransferase, translating into MEKIEIRGKEYNLLIRGKWEGSYLKGYIDLAYQAFHQDFTPWFEGGYFDDTYIPYTLLDGERPVANVAASTMDFIWDGKSRKYVLIGTVMTDLEYRNRGLIRVLMDRIFQEWQGRCDMIYLFAKNAVVDFYPKFGFRQADETQWAGVFTGKKHGKRLRKLDLNVREDQELFRSVAFRGNPYSRIQMKNMNILYLNGDDMMKGKIYYLEEPEAVVVLSREEKRLRFEDIYCGPQIPMEKVLEAVLSEDRPGYVLRFPVRDREGLTAEVYHEEQSTLFLMGPDAQMLIREQICFPAMTHA; encoded by the coding sequence ATGGAGAAAATAGAGATAAGAGGAAAGGAATATAATCTGCTGATCAGGGGAAAATGGGAAGGAAGCTATCTGAAGGGATATATTGATCTGGCATATCAGGCTTTCCATCAGGATTTTACTCCCTGGTTTGAAGGCGGATATTTTGATGATACATACATCCCATATACGCTGCTGGACGGCGAACGTCCGGTGGCTAATGTCGCAGCCAGCACCATGGATTTCATCTGGGACGGGAAATCCAGGAAATATGTGCTGATTGGCACGGTTATGACAGATCTGGAGTACCGGAACAGAGGGCTGATCAGAGTATTGATGGACCGGATATTTCAGGAATGGCAAGGGCGGTGTGATATGATCTATCTGTTCGCCAAGAACGCAGTTGTGGACTTTTATCCTAAGTTTGGCTTCCGGCAGGCGGACGAGACCCAGTGGGCAGGCGTTTTTACAGGGAAAAAACACGGGAAAAGGCTGAGGAAGCTGGATCTGAATGTCAGGGAGGATCAGGAGCTGTTCCGTTCCGTGGCCTTCCGGGGAAATCCTTATTCCCGGATACAGATGAAAAATATGAACATACTCTATTTAAACGGCGACGACATGATGAAGGGTAAAATCTATTATCTGGAAGAGCCGGAGGCTGTGGTCGTGCTGAGCAGGGAGGAAAAACGCCTCAGATTCGAGGATATCTACTGCGGACCGCAGATCCCCATGGAAAAAGTACTGGAGGCAGTTCTTTCTGAAGACAGGCCTGGCTATGTACTGCGTTTTCCGGTCAGAGACAGAGAAGGGCTGACGGCTGAAGTCTATCACGAAGAACAGTCCACCTTATTTCTGATGGGTCCGGACGCGCAGATGCTGATCAGGGAGCAGATTTGCTTTCCGGCAATGACCCACGCCTGA
- a CDS encoding RluA family pseudouridine synthase, translating into MERLFSYRILPPDAGKTIEQFLRAQGFSHHLLISLKHSENGICLNGSRMFTNHILAAGDLLEIRLRESVSSPNILPAPVPFTLVYEDEDLLVIDKPAGTPVHPSQGNYDNTLANGLADYFLSRGEPFVYRCINRLDRDTTGLLLVARHALSASVLSAQMTRRRIHRTYCAIVTGLTPPEGTIDRPIARKPGSIIERWVDPEHGEPAVTHFQTLWQGKDFSLLKLQLETGRTHQIRVHMAASGHPLLGDTLYAPDAPHSPILRQALHSWRLEFRHPLTKEAMRFTAPLPDDMMSVLFQANPDIAAEYSHIFE; encoded by the coding sequence ATGGAACGACTATTTTCTTACAGGATTTTACCGCCAGACGCCGGAAAGACAATTGAACAGTTTTTGAGGGCACAGGGCTTTTCCCATCACCTGCTGATTTCTCTGAAGCACTCGGAAAACGGGATCTGCCTGAACGGGAGCCGGATGTTCACAAACCACATCCTGGCAGCCGGAGACCTGCTGGAAATCCGCCTTCGTGAATCTGTTTCCTCACCCAATATTCTGCCGGCCCCGGTGCCGTTTACCCTGGTTTATGAGGATGAGGACCTGCTGGTCATTGATAAACCCGCCGGCACTCCGGTACACCCTTCCCAGGGCAATTATGACAACACGCTGGCAAACGGCCTGGCTGATTATTTTCTGAGCAGAGGAGAACCTTTTGTATACCGGTGCATCAACCGGCTGGACCGTGACACCACCGGGCTGCTGCTGGTGGCCCGGCACGCTCTCAGCGCCTCTGTCCTCTCCGCCCAGATGACCCGGCGCCGGATACACAGAACTTATTGTGCCATAGTAACGGGCCTAACGCCTCCGGAGGGAACCATAGACCGCCCCATTGCCAGAAAACCCGGCTCCATCATTGAACGCTGGGTAGACCCAGAGCACGGGGAACCGGCGGTCACCCATTTTCAGACGCTGTGGCAGGGAAAAGATTTTTCACTGCTGAAGCTGCAGCTGGAAACCGGCCGGACCCATCAGATCCGTGTTCACATGGCCGCCTCCGGCCACCCGCTCCTGGGCGACACGCTCTATGCCCCCGATGCGCCCCACTCGCCTATTCTCCGCCAGGCGCTCCATTCCTGGCGGCTGGAATTCCGCCATCCTCTCACAAAAGAAGCGATGCGTTTTACCGCACCGCTTCCCGATGATATGATGTCAGTATTGTTTCAGGCCAACCCAGACATTGCTGCAGAATACAGCCACATCTTTGAATAA